One region of uncultured Methanolobus sp. genomic DNA includes:
- a CDS encoding hydantoinase/oxoprolinase family protein translates to MQYSLGIDAGGTYTDAVIVRDSDRKVIDANKALTTYPDLLTGIENAIDGLDSKYLPDVKLVSVSTTLATNTILEKTGYPVALILIGKHALPANPPIDNFIVVKGGHNVAGLEDDILDMEAVREYALKVKDRVSAFAVSSYFSIRNPDHEIKVRDMLSELTGLPIVCGHELSQDLGAYERGVTAYLNAQLLPIADQFIHAILTDIRKRGIDAKLMMLKCDGSVIGIHEAMERPIESIFSGPAASLMGASFLSGNDTCAVIDVGGTSTDVSLNYGGFPELVDTGAVVGGWHTKVKAIRMETSAMGGDSHVWIKSRNINIGPRRVVPLCLAAIKYPGFMELLKSGRTPSRIQLAENVQPTKFFVRTGKEAANLSSFEKELMEIIQFEPVSLNDIFWKIGKPISPDSVDSLIQKRLVQAIGFTPTDALHVLEEYTKWDREASLTGAKILARLTPMDEMELCRHIKKEVAINMALDLMSFMYKGVSKTEIEKMIRGDFLSQFKVNVPVVLLGGPVSCYVEELDRLIVADIVVPEYADVGNAVGALIGKGVKSIKILVKSFYKKTKRSVLVFSPVERREFSTYSDALEYATEHGKKLILDYMQESDLKPENVNIEIKREDITMTDGDDGTPIETKLIFLGTGMPEKEN, encoded by the coding sequence ATGCAGTACAGTCTTGGAATAGATGCCGGCGGGACATACACCGATGCGGTAATTGTCAGGGATTCTGACAGAAAGGTTATTGATGCCAATAAAGCTCTTACAACATATCCTGACCTTTTAACAGGAATTGAGAATGCAATCGATGGACTTGACAGCAAGTACCTGCCTGATGTTAAACTTGTTTCAGTATCAACAACTCTTGCTACCAACACCATACTAGAAAAAACAGGCTATCCGGTTGCTCTTATACTCATAGGTAAGCATGCCCTTCCTGCAAATCCACCCATAGACAATTTCATTGTAGTGAAAGGTGGGCACAACGTAGCCGGGCTTGAAGATGATATTCTCGATATGGAAGCTGTCAGGGAATATGCTCTTAAAGTCAAAGACCGGGTTTCCGCTTTTGCAGTATCTTCATATTTCAGCATCCGTAATCCTGATCATGAAATAAAAGTGAGGGATATGCTTTCAGAGCTAACCGGACTTCCAATTGTCTGTGGGCATGAGTTATCACAGGACCTGGGAGCATACGAAAGAGGTGTTACAGCTTACCTGAATGCACAACTGCTTCCAATAGCAGACCAGTTCATCCATGCAATACTGACTGACATCAGGAAACGTGGTATTGATGCAAAACTTATGATGCTAAAATGTGACGGTTCGGTAATCGGTATCCATGAAGCCATGGAAAGACCAATCGAGTCCATCTTTTCAGGACCGGCTGCAAGTCTTATGGGTGCATCCTTCCTTTCAGGAAATGATACCTGTGCAGTAATCGATGTTGGGGGAACCAGCACCGATGTTTCACTGAATTATGGAGGATTTCCGGAACTTGTGGACACAGGAGCTGTTGTCGGTGGCTGGCATACAAAGGTGAAAGCCATTCGCATGGAAACATCAGCAATGGGAGGAGACAGTCATGTATGGATCAAGAGCCGCAATATCAATATCGGACCACGCAGGGTTGTTCCACTCTGCCTGGCTGCTATAAAGTATCCGGGATTTATGGAACTGTTAAAATCAGGCAGAACGCCTTCAAGGATTCAGCTTGCTGAAAATGTTCAACCTACCAAGTTCTTTGTCAGAACAGGAAAAGAAGCTGCAAACCTTAGTTCATTCGAGAAAGAACTCATGGAAATAATACAGTTTGAACCTGTTTCTCTTAACGATATATTCTGGAAAATCGGAAAGCCAATATCTCCGGACAGTGTCGATTCACTGATACAAAAAAGGCTTGTTCAGGCAATCGGATTTACTCCTACGGATGCTCTCCATGTGCTTGAGGAATACACGAAATGGGATCGAGAAGCCTCGCTCACAGGAGCTAAGATCCTTGCAAGGCTCACACCAATGGATGAAATGGAACTTTGCAGGCATATCAAAAAGGAAGTTGCAATCAATATGGCACTTGACCTTATGAGTTTTATGTATAAAGGAGTTTCAAAAACCGAGATAGAGAAAATGATACGCGGGGATTTCCTCTCACAGTTTAAAGTGAATGTCCCGGTTGTACTCCTTGGTGGACCCGTCAGTTGCTATGTGGAAGAGCTAGACAGGCTTATTGTTGCTGATATTGTTGTCCCTGAATATGCAGATGTTGGGAATGCTGTCGGAGCTCTGATAGGCAAAGGTGTCAAGAGCATAAAGATACTTGTTAAATCATTTTACAAGAAGACAAAAAGAAGCGTTCTGGTGTTTTCTCCAGTGGAAAGAAGGGAGTTTTCTACTTATTCAGACGCTCTGGAATACGCAACCGAGCACGGAAAGAAACTGATACTCGATTATATGCAGGAATCAGACCTGAAGCCGGAAAATGTGAATATTGAGATTAAAAGAGAAGACATCACGATGACTGATGGTGATGATGGTACTCCGATAGAGACTAAACTTATTTTCCTTGGTACCGGAATGCCGGAAAAAGAGAACTGA